One window of Nymphaea colorata isolate Beijing-Zhang1983 chromosome 11, ASM883128v2, whole genome shotgun sequence genomic DNA carries:
- the LOC116263752 gene encoding peptidyl-prolyl cis-trans isomerase FKBP13, chloroplastic-like, translating into MSASALWTCLVAILPGRNGGVPHRETLLPTTIMNPSPSAEVEVRLNHCCAPAIAHGFKRREAIGVGTMVMMGIGVFDAFGGSQPAVADEEPPCILYTAPSGLSYCDKVLGYGSPASKGQLIKAHYVGKLESGKVFDSSYSRGRPLVFRVGVGEVIRGWDAGILGGDGVPPMLVGGKRMLKIPPQLGYGSRGAGCRGGICAIPPDSVLLFDVEFVGVAA; encoded by the exons ATGAGTGCTTCAGCCTTATGGACGTGCCTGGTTGCCATTCTTCCCGGCAGAAATGGAGGAGTTCCCCACAGAGAAACCCTTCTCCCCACCACCATCATGAACCCATCTCCATCAGCTGAGGTGGAAGTAAGGCTCAACCATTGTTGCGCTCCAGCGATTGCACATGGGTTCAAGAGAAGGGAAGCAATTGGAGTGGGAACGATGGTGATGATGGGTATTGGTGTTTTTGATGCATTCGGTGGAAGCCAACCAGCCGTGGCTGACGAAGAGCCGCCATGCATTCTATATACGGCGCCTTCTGGTCTCTCCTACTGCGACAAGGTGTTGGGGTATGGTTCACCTGCCAGCAAAGGTCAGCTCATTAAG GCTCACTATGTTGGGAAGCTGGAGAGTGGCAAGGTGTTCGACAGTAGCTACAGCCGTGGAAGACCTCTTGTATTTCGTGTGGGTGTTGGTGAG GTCATCAGGGGATGGGATGCTGGTATTTTAGGTGGCGATGGGGTACCACCAATGCTTGTAG GTGGAAAAAGAATGTTGAAAATTCCTCCACAACTTGGATATGGAAGTAGAGGTGCTGGGTGCAGAGGAG